The following coding sequences lie in one Apium graveolens cultivar Ventura chromosome 3, ASM990537v1, whole genome shotgun sequence genomic window:
- the LOC141713568 gene encoding serine/threonine protein phosphatase 2A 57 kDa regulatory subunit B' beta isoform-like, translated as MFNKIIKRGQQKVSKSDTNKNSNSGSVSTPDVVVNHASRGGGQPVSEPQQQAGGGSVAAAAPPPLPETIETLPSFKDVAVGDRQGLFLRKVQVSCFQFEFSDIMKMVREKEIKRQSLVELVDFVQSGSSRISESNQEEMVRMIAVNIFRSLPPAVYENTGSENLEPEEDDPFLEPSWPHLQLVYELLLRYIVSPDTDTKVAKRYIDHSFVLKLLDLFDSEDPREREYLKTILHRIYGKFMVHRPFIRKGINNIFYRFIYETERHSGIGELLEILGSIINGFALPMKEEHKLFLGRALIPLHKPKTVGFYHQQLSYCITQFVEKDYKLADTVIRGLLKYWPITNCQKEILFLNELEEVLEVTQAAEFQRCMVQLFKQISRCITSPNFQVAERALFLWNNEYIIALISQNRNVILPIIFEALEKNIKSHWNQAINGLTVNVRKMFLEMDAELFEECEKQFAEKEARAAELEENRELTWKKLAAAADEGG; from the exons ATGTTTAATAAGATTATAAAACGTGGACAACAGAAGGTTTCGAAATCGGATACTAATAAGAATTCGAATTCCGGTTCGGTTTCAACGCCTGATGTTGTTGTAAATCACGCGTCGCGAGGCGGTGGACAGCCTGTTTCGGAACCTCAGCAGCAGGCTGGTGGAGGTTCCGTTGCGGCTGCAGCTCCACCGCCTCTGCCTGAGACAATTGAGACTCTCCCTTCGTTTAAGGATGTTGCGGTAGGGGACCGTCAGGGTTTGTTTTTACGGAAAGTGCAAGTTTCGTGTTTTCAGTTTGAGTTTTCGGATATAATGAAAATGGTGAGGGAGAAGGAAATTAAGAGGCAGTCGCTTGTGGAGCTTGTGGATTTTGTGCAGTCAGGTTCGAGTAGGATATCGGAGAGTAATCAGGAGGAAATGGTGCGGATGATTGCTGTTAATATATTTCGGTCGTTGCCACCTGCGGTGTATGAGAATACGGGGTCTGAGAATTTGGAACCGGAGGAGGATGATCCCTTTCTTGAGCCTTCTTGGCCACACTTGCAGCTTGTTTATGAGTTGCTTTTGCGATATATTGTGTCACCAGATACGGATACTAAGGTTGCCAAGCGGTACATTGATCATTCCTTTGTGCTGAAATTGCTTGATTTGTTTGACTCGGAGGATCCGCGAGAGCGGGAATATTTAAAGACTATTCTCCATCGTATTTATGGGAAGTTCATGGTTCATCGCCCATTTATTAGGAAGGGAATCAATAATATATTTTATCGATTTATATATGAGACTGAAAGGCATAGTGGCATCGGTGAGCTACTGGAGATTCTTGGAAGCATAATCAACGGGTTTGCGCTGCCTATGAAAGAGGAACATAAGTTATTTCTTGGTCGTGCACTCATACCTCTTCATAAACCCAAGACAGTTGGCTTCTATCATCAGCAGCTCTCCTATTGTATAACTCAGTTTGTTGAGAAGGACTACAAATTGGCAGATACTGTTATCAGGGGTTTGTTGAAGTACTGGCCAATCACTAATTGTCAAAAAGAAATTCTCTTCCTTAACGAACTCGAGGAAGTTCTAGAAGTAACACAAGCAGCTGAATTCCAGCGATGCATGGTACAACTTTTTAAACAAATAAGCCGCTGCATAACTAGCCCCAATTTTCAG GTTGCAGAACGAGCTCTCTTTTTGTGGAATAATGAGTACATTATTGCCCTGATTTCCCAGAACCGTAATGTAATCTTGCCCATCATATTTGAGGCACTTGAAAAGAATATCAAGTCTCATTGGAATCAGGCAATCAATGGGTTAACAGTAAACGTTCGAAAAATGTTCTTGGAAATGGATGCTGAGCTTTTTGAGGAATGTGAAAAGCAGTTTGCAGAGAAAGAGGCAAGGGCTGCAGAGTTGGAAGAGAATCGGGAATTGACGTGGAAGAAGTTGGCTGCTGCAGCTGATGAAGGAGGCTGA